The following are encoded in a window of Palaemon carinicauda isolate YSFRI2023 chromosome 31, ASM3689809v2, whole genome shotgun sequence genomic DNA:
- the LOC137624635 gene encoding octapeptide-repeat protein T2-like: MERTRPRTDKRANKWKERDPRQTDGQTNGKNETHDRQTGRQMERTRLRTDSWADKWKERDPRQTDGQTNGKNETHDRQTDRQMERTRLRTDSRADKWKERDPRQTDGETNRKNETQDRQPGRQMEKTRPRTDRRADKWKERDPRQTDGQTNGKNETEDRQPGRQMERTRPTTDRRTDIWKIGEPG, translated from the coding sequence ATGGAAAGAACGAGACCCAGGACAGACAAACGGGCAAACAAATGGAAAGAACGAGACCCACGACAGACAGACGGGCAGACAAATGGAAAGAACGAGACCCACGACAGACAGACGGGCAGACAAATGGAAAGAACGAGACTGAGGACAGACAGCTGGGCAGACAAATGGAAAGAACGAGACCCACGACAGACAGACGGGCAGACAAATGGAAAGAACGAGACCCacgacagacagacggacagacaaatGGAAAGAACGAGACTGAGGACAGACAGCCGGGCAGACAAATGGAAAGAACGAGACCCACGACAGACAGACGGGGAGACAAATAGAAAGAACGAGACCCAGGACAGACAGCCGGGCAGACAAATGGAAAAAACGAGACCCAGGACAGACAGACGGGCAGACAAATGGAAAGAACGAGACCCACGACAGACAGACGGGCAGACAAATGGAAAGAACGAGACTGAGGACAGACAGCCGGGCAGACAAATGGAAAGAACGAGACCCacgacagacagacggacagacataTGGAAAATAGGAGAACCAGGATAG